From the Bacteroidales bacterium genome, the window GAGTAGCTTTAGTAACAACTGTTAATCCCATTGGCGGTACAAAACCTGAAGGTTTATTAGTCTGGAATACTTCAACATCAGGAACTTATGATACACCCGGTTTTTATTTCTGGAATGGTGCCGACTGGGAAATGGTTGGTTCTGATAATTTATTTGAAAACGGACTTACACAATCCGGGAATACCGTAAAACTGGGAGGTGCATTAACTAATGCTACTACCATTACACAAGGTTCATATAACATGATATACAACCTTAACGGAACAGGCGATTTTGATATACAGGATAACGGAACTTCTGCTTTTTTTGTTCGCGATGACGGAAATGTTGGTATAGGAACTAATTCTCCTGTGCAAAAACTACAGGTAAACGGAAATATAAAAATTGATGAAAACGTATTAATTGCAGGTAATAGCAATCATAAAATTTACAATAACCTTGCATCATATTATTCATCATCCAATACCGGGGCAGTTGTTATTGAAACAGGACATCCGATGAGTGCATCTTGTATGTTCAGAATAAAAATTGAAGGTTATGCATATGATAACCCTGCGGGCCCTTTTGAAATCAATATTGGAAGTTATAAAAGTACTACTTCTTTTTCTCATGCTGGTTATCTGACAGTTGGTCCCGATACTTATACAGTGCGTCTTGCAGAAAATATATCAACAGCAAATATGGTTATTATTTTAGGAACTATTAGCACAAATACATCGTATTTGAGTATTTCAGTAACTGAATATACTCAGGGATATCAGAATCGCGTTGAGGCATATGCAGAAGGATGGAGTATTTCAAGACTTACAGATTTAAGTAATTATGATCGTATTACAGATATTCCAAATATTACTGAAATTGATCTTTCAAATTATTACACCCAAAGCGAAGTTGATAATATTGTTAATAATGAAAATCATTGGGACAGAACAGGTTCGAATACATATCTGCATAATTCATCTGATAATATAGGTGTTGGAACATCAAGCCCCTTACATCAATTACATATAAGTAAAAATATAAGTGTTACTAATGGTACAGATGGTAATTTTATTGATATCCAGAATACTAATACTAATTATTATGTTATGAGCGGATTAAGATTTATTAATGGTTCTTCTTCATACATAAAAGGCGGTATATTTTATCAGGATAGAACATCATATGGCAGAGGGAATATTTTGTTTGCTAACAGGAGTAGTACTTCTGGTACTGTTTCAGCAGATGATACACGTATGATAATTGATTATAATGGTAATGTTGGTATTGGTGTTGGAAATTCATATCCTTCAAGTCGATTGGTTGTAGAAGGAAATAGTTCCGGCGGTATAGACGACCCTTTGTTTGAAGTAAAAAATAATGCCGGACAAACCATATTTGCTGTTTATAATGAAGGTGTAAGAATTTGGGTTGATGATACTCCGGGAAAAGCAACAGGCAGTAAAGGAGGCTTTGCTGTTGGTGGTTTAAACGCAGGAAAAGGTATAACCAATGAATATTTAAGAATAACACCCGATAGTATAAGAATGTATATTGATACTACTCAATCGACAAAAGGTAGTAAAGGTGGTTTTGCGGTGGGCGGTCTTAATGCAGGCAAAACAAATGGAATGGAATTGTTAAGAGTAACAGACGATAGTGTACGTATTTATGTAAAAAATAATCCTTCAAAAGCTACCGGTAGCAAAGGTGGTTTTGCTGTTGGTGGTTTGAATGCAGGTAAAGACGTACCTGTTGATTTTTTACATCTAAATCCAAAAAATTATTTTATCGGACATGAAACTGGTAAATCAATAACTAATGGTGAATATAATACTTTTTTTGGATATCAATCTGGGCATTCCACTAGTGGTGGAACAGGATTTGAAGGGTCATATAATATATTTGTAGGTTACAAAAGTGGTTATAATAATACATCTGGGTATAAAAATGTATTTATGGGTTATAGAAGCGGTTTAACCAATACTTCCGGACAAAAAAATACATTTATCGGTAATGAAAGTGGTGCAAATAATTCAACAGGTGGCTATAATACATTTTTTGGATATAATAGTGGTATATTAAATAGTGGCGGTAACTATAATACTTTTATTGGAGCTGATTGCGGCTTTTACAATTCTTCTGCATTGTTTAATACTTGTGTAGGTTCACATGCAGGAGAAAATTTATACACTGGTTCAGGTAATACTTTTATTGGAGCAGGTAGCGGACATGGTGGCTCAACACCGGGACAATTTATCACTGGCGGGCATAATACTTACATTGGATATTATAGCGGATATGGCAATAAAATCGGAAGTGGAAATGTCTGCGTAGGTTATCAGGCAGGCTCCAACGAAACAGGTTCGGATAAACTGTATATTGAAAATACTAATGCTACTTCTACTTCTGCATTAATTTATGGTGATTTTAATACTAATATTTTAAGATTTAATGCAGATGTAGGTATTGGAAAATCGCCTTCTTATAAATTAGATGTACAAGATAATGCAAGCGGTTATGTTGCGAAATTTTTTAATGATGGTAATTCATCTAACCGATATGGTATTAGAATTCAGGCTGGTTCAGATGATGGCAACGGATATAATTATATGATTGCTTTCTATGATGGCAATGGTTCTTATGCAGGCGCATTAGTTTTAGATGCTAATCTTATGAAATTAGTTCAAAACTCTGATAAAAGATTAAAAGAAAATATAAATAATACTAAAATTGATGCACTAAAAATAATTAAAGATCTAAGAGTTGTTGATTATAATTTTATTGAAGGCAGCAAAATAACTAAAACTGGTTACATTGCTCAAGAGGCGATCAAGGTATTCCCAGATCTTGTTTCATATAATGAAGAAATGGATAAATACGGAATTAGTTTATCAACATTAGTTCCAATTTTGAACAAAGCAATTCAGGAACAACAAAAACAAATAGAAATATTAAAATCTGAAAATAAAAACCTGAAAACTGAAGTCAATAAAATTGAACAGCTTCAAAAACAAATTAACAAGTTAAATGAATTAATGAATGTAAAAGCATCTAAATAGTTAATTAACTAGCTAACCTAACTGGTTTAAAAACCAGTTAGGTACATTTTAAAAGAACAAAAGACTATAAATAACGAATAATGAAACAACAAACAACAAACAACAAACAACAAACAACAATAACTAATACTATGAACTGGAGAAAAACTTTAATAATAATTTTTGTGATTGGAATATTTTCTTCCAACTCAATTTCTCAAAACATTACAATAACTGATGATGACGGCTATACTGCTGAAACATCAGCAATGCTTGATGTAAAATCTTTAACAAAAGGAATGCTTATTCCAAGAATAGCACTAATTTCAATAAATAATCCTGTAAGTGGTACAAAACCTGAAGGTTTATTAGTTTGGAATACTTCAACAACAGGAACTTATAGTATTCCAGGATTTTATTATTGGAATGGCTCAGCCTGGGTAAACTTATTAGCAAAAAGCGATTATTCGGGTGGAATTGATGCTGCATTATTTTCAGTAGTAAATGCTTCAGGTGATACAATATTTGCTGTTTATCCCGAAGGTGTCAGAATTTGGGTAGATGATAGTCCTTCAAAAGCAACAGGCAGTAAAGGAGGTTTTGCT encodes:
- a CDS encoding tail fiber domain-containing protein, with product MNWRKALILIFVIGIFSYNSNSQNIAITDDDGYSPDASAMLDVKSTTKGMLVPRVALVTTVNPIGGTKPEGLLVWNTSTSGTYDTPGFYFWNGADWEMVGSDNLFENGLTQSGNTVKLGGALTNATTITQGSYNMIYNLNGTGDFDIQDNGTSAFFVRDDGNVGIGTNSPVQKLQVNGNIKIDENVLIAGNSNHKIYNNLASYYSSSNTGAVVIETGHPMSASCMFRIKIEGYAYDNPAGPFEINIGSYKSTTSFSHAGYLTVGPDTYTVRLAENISTANMVIILGTISTNTSYLSISVTEYTQGYQNRVEAYAEGWSISRLTDLSNYDRITDIPNITEIDLSNYYTQSEVDNIVNNENHWDRTGSNTYLHNSSDNIGVGTSSPLHQLHISKNISVTNGTDGNFIDIQNTNTNYYVMSGLRFINGSSSYIKGGIFYQDRTSYGRGNILFANRSSTSGTVSADDTRMIIDYNGNVGIGVGNSYPSSRLVVEGNSSGGIDDPLFEVKNNAGQTIFAVYNEGVRIWVDDTPGKATGSKGGFAVGGLNAGKGITNEYLRITPDSIRMYIDTTQSTKGSKGGFAVGGLNAGKTNGMELLRVTDDSVRIYVKNNPSKATGSKGGFAVGGLNAGKDVPVDFLHLNPKNYFIGHETGKSITNGEYNTFFGYQSGHSTSGGTGFEGSYNIFVGYKSGYNNTSGYKNVFMGYRSGLTNTSGQKNTFIGNESGANNSTGGYNTFFGYNSGILNSGGNYNTFIGADCGFYNSSALFNTCVGSHAGENLYTGSGNTFIGAGSGHGGSTPGQFITGGHNTYIGYYSGYGNKIGSGNVCVGYQAGSNETGSDKLYIENTNATSTSALIYGDFNTNILRFNADVGIGKSPSYKLDVQDNASGYVAKFFNDGNSSNRYGIRIQAGSDDGNGYNYMIAFYDGNGSYAGALVLDANLMKLVQNSDKRLKENINNTKIDALKIIKDLRVVDYNFIEGSKITKTGYIAQEAIKVFPDLVSYNEEMDKYGISLSTLVPILNKAIQEQQKQIEILKSENKNLKTEVNKIEQLQKQINKLNELMNVKASK